One segment of Candidatus Dormiibacterota bacterium DNA contains the following:
- a CDS encoding LptF/LptG family permease — MATLTERHPARRVRSLRLRISILDRYLVHEMIGPFLFAFGAFLLFWALNIFFLAADYLINQHAPFFLVLRFVVFRIPQAIPMAFPFACLFASLLAMGRVMGDGEITAMRTAGIAVTRIALPTLAFGFAMFVIAYAMNEYVAPTSVDLSTRTFYQIIYHTNSLPVEPQFFRKDPDTGNVFYVTQVAPDNKTMEGVQIFKPAHFGPWTETLQAKSATVDNSALELHDVIDTRYNADGYVTSQQHVKEIHIGLPLAETAAQFMSSQNNDPWAMSSKSLSTQVKALQAQGVGGSALGGLEINLAQRLAWPFACFIGVLLAVPLALRFGKRGRTLGIALAILMFFVYYLMTTAAAAFGRNGAINPFLAAWIPNIVMGTAGAVLLWLEER, encoded by the coding sequence ACACGAGATGATCGGCCCGTTTCTCTTTGCGTTCGGCGCGTTTTTGCTGTTCTGGGCGCTGAACATCTTCTTCCTCGCGGCCGACTACCTGATCAACCAGCACGCGCCGTTCTTCTTGGTGCTGCGGTTCGTCGTGTTTCGGATTCCGCAAGCGATCCCAATGGCGTTTCCGTTTGCGTGCCTGTTCGCATCGCTGCTCGCGATGGGCCGCGTCATGGGCGATGGCGAGATCACGGCTATGCGCACGGCCGGCATCGCGGTCACGCGGATCGCTCTGCCGACGCTCGCCTTCGGCTTCGCGATGTTCGTCATCGCCTACGCGATGAACGAATACGTTGCGCCGACCTCGGTCGATCTTTCGACCCGCACGTTCTACCAAATCATCTACCACACCAACTCGCTGCCGGTCGAGCCGCAGTTCTTCCGCAAGGATCCCGACACCGGCAACGTCTTCTACGTCACGCAAGTCGCGCCGGACAATAAGACGATGGAAGGCGTGCAGATCTTCAAGCCCGCGCACTTCGGGCCGTGGACCGAGACGCTGCAAGCCAAGAGCGCGACGGTCGATAACAGCGCGCTGGAATTGCACGACGTGATCGATACGCGCTATAACGCCGACGGCTACGTCACCAGCCAGCAACACGTGAAAGAGATCCACATCGGTTTGCCGCTCGCGGAAACGGCCGCGCAGTTTATGAGCAGCCAGAACAACGATCCGTGGGCGATGTCGAGCAAATCGCTCTCGACCCAGGTGAAGGCGCTGCAGGCGCAAGGGGTCGGGGGCAGCGCGCTCGGCGGGCTCGAGATCAATCTCGCGCAACGTTTGGCCTGGCCGTTTGCTTGCTTTATCGGCGTGCTCCTCGCGGTGCCGCTGGCGTTGCGTTTCGGCAAGCGCGGGCGAACGCTCGGCATCGCGCTCGCCATCCTGATGTTCTTCGTGTATTACCTGATGACGACGGCGGCCGCCGCATTCGGCCGCAACGGCGCGATCAATCCGTTTTTGGCGGCATGGATTCCCAACATCGTCATGGGCACCGCGGGTGCCGTCTTGCTCTGGCTGGAAGAACGCTGA
- the lnt gene encoding apolipoprotein N-acyltransferase produces MRAQQACYAIVAALLLALAFPKANIAWFAPLGTAALFLAWESASWKRAFALGWFAGLIFFTISFWWWSTTIKQDVGVFAYLAVVAGAALEALAWGAAGSLSTLARDRAHPALAPLAAAMAFTVTEWLRSIGPLGAPFAQLGYTQVETPLRVLAAYVGAPGVTLVVCTIGAYLASAVARRRWGNFAAALFAVAVACGIGWWAWPARALPKPAIPVAAIQGNIAQTLKWEPQALPEAIARYTAMTRAAIAHHPRLIVWPETVIPARSGLNNDGALSNSFVQLARKADATLVVGSLDVRAGQYYNALFIYGPGGLQAIYDKRQLVPFAETFPGKSFLFWLPYIGELNGDFAEGTIPGVYPTLAGLRIAPLICWESAFGDLAHGQIDRGAQVLVVSTDDAWFGTSSGPYQHAQIAQMRALEAGSYVVRAAATGISGIIAPDGTWQARAGLDTQAEVSGKIGPPVGSAFARIGPNRVVIALAGLYIAIVALSGVLVKRRA; encoded by the coding sequence GTGCGTGCGCAGCAAGCGTGCTATGCAATCGTTGCCGCGCTGCTGCTGGCGCTGGCTTTTCCTAAGGCGAATATCGCATGGTTCGCCCCGCTGGGAACCGCCGCGCTGTTCTTGGCGTGGGAGTCCGCCTCCTGGAAACGCGCGTTTGCGCTAGGTTGGTTCGCGGGCCTCATCTTTTTTACGATCAGCTTCTGGTGGTGGAGCACCACCATCAAGCAAGACGTGGGCGTATTCGCCTATCTGGCCGTGGTCGCCGGCGCAGCGCTCGAGGCGCTGGCCTGGGGGGCTGCGGGTAGCCTCTCCACGCTCGCGCGCGATCGCGCTCACCCGGCACTCGCTCCGCTTGCGGCCGCGATGGCGTTCACCGTCACGGAGTGGCTCCGCTCGATCGGCCCGCTCGGCGCGCCGTTCGCGCAGCTCGGCTACACGCAAGTGGAGACGCCGCTACGCGTGCTGGCCGCCTACGTCGGCGCGCCCGGCGTCACGCTGGTGGTTTGCACGATCGGCGCGTATCTCGCGAGCGCGGTTGCGCGCAGACGGTGGGGAAACTTCGCCGCCGCGCTCTTCGCCGTTGCCGTCGCGTGCGGCATCGGGTGGTGGGCGTGGCCCGCGCGAGCGCTTCCAAAGCCGGCGATTCCCGTGGCCGCCATTCAAGGCAACATCGCGCAAACGCTCAAGTGGGAGCCGCAAGCACTGCCCGAAGCGATCGCGCGCTACACCGCGATGACGCGCGCCGCGATAGCGCACCATCCGCGCCTCATCGTGTGGCCCGAAACGGTGATCCCCGCGCGCAGCGGGCTCAATAACGACGGCGCGCTCAGCAATAGCTTCGTTCAACTCGCACGCAAAGCCGATGCCACGCTCGTTGTCGGGAGCCTCGACGTGCGGGCGGGCCAATACTACAACGCGCTCTTCATTTATGGGCCCGGCGGATTGCAGGCGATTTACGATAAGCGCCAACTCGTACCGTTCGCCGAGACCTTTCCCGGAAAATCGTTCCTCTTCTGGTTACCGTATATCGGCGAGCTCAACGGCGACTTCGCGGAAGGAACGATTCCCGGCGTCTATCCAACGCTAGCCGGCTTGCGCATCGCGCCGTTGATCTGCTGGGAATCCGCATTTGGCGATCTCGCGCACGGGCAGATCGATCGGGGCGCGCAGGTGCTGGTCGTCAGCACCGACGACGCATGGTTCGGAACGAGCTCCGGGCCGTACCAGCACGCGCAAATCGCGCAGATGCGCGCGCTGGAAGCCGGCTCGTACGTCGTGCGCGCGGCGGCGACCGGCATTAGCGGGATCATCGCACCCGACGGCACGTGGCAGGCGCGCGCCGGGCTCGACACGCAAGCCGAAGTGAGCGGGAAGATCGGGCCGCCGGTTGGATCGGCGTTCGCGCGCATCGGGCCCAATCGCGTCGTCATCGCGCTCGCGGGGCTATATATCGCGATCGTTGCGCTATCCGGCGTATTGGTGAAGCGGCGTGCGTAG
- a CDS encoding general stress protein B, giving the protein MAEKKEEEATGKTKEMSVREAGKKGGDTVRDRYGSTFYEEIGRKGGKATRDRHGVEFYESIGQKGGQVVKEKYGADFYEEIGHKGGQKVKKLIADAKKKIEDDAAAK; this is encoded by the coding sequence ATGGCAGAAAAAAAAGAAGAAGAAGCCACCGGCAAAACCAAGGAAATGTCCGTGCGCGAAGCCGGTAAAAAGGGCGGCGACACCGTCCGCGACCGATATGGCTCTACGTTTTATGAAGAGATCGGGCGCAAAGGCGGCAAGGCCACGCGCGATCGCCATGGAGTCGAGTTCTACGAGTCGATCGGCCAAAAGGGCGGCCAAGTCGTCAAGGAAAAATACGGGGCGGATTTCTACGAGGAGATCGGCCACAAGGGCGGCCAGAAGGTCAAGAAACTGATCGCGGACGCAAAGAAAAAAATCGAGGACGACGCCGCGGCCAAGTAA